AAAATGTTGCGGTGGCGTGTCAATCATTGCTGAGCACGTCCATAAACTCTTCCCCAATTTCTGGGAAGAGTGTCCGTATGAACGTATTGTCACTGACCAAGCGTACTGGTGGATGACTGAAGATTCGATCTTAACAGCTAGATTTCGCAGCACGAAACTCGCTGCCGCCCCTTATAATCGGTTTACAATAAAACGTGTCAATTTTTACAAATGGTTGACCGCAAAAGCAATTAGCGCTGGAACTACGTTGCTTCTAAACCATCACGTATCTGAAGTGCTGTTCGACGGTCAGCAAGCCATTGGTGTGCATGTATCTCCGCCCCAAAACAGCGATTTTATTGCCGATATAATTATTCTTGCGGATGGCGCCAATTCAATGTTGGCTGAACGTGCTAAGCTGGCGCCGCAGATTTCACCGAGAAACTTTGCCCTTTATGTAAAGGAAACTATTGCTTTACCAGCGAAAGTAATTGAAGAACGGTTCAATTTGCTTCCGGGTCATGGTACCATAATCGGACTTATCGGTTACCCCACTGCTGGGTTTAACGGTACTGGTTCTATTCATACTTTCAAAGACAGTTTTAATATTAATGTTGGTATATCTTTAGCCGATTTAGCTAAGGCTGGCTTTAACCCTAATGATCTATTGGAGCGAATAAAAAAGCATCCACATATGCAGCCATTGCTGGATGGTGGTACTACTATTGAATATGGCGCTGCCCTTATTCCCGAAGGCGGATATTACGCAATGCCAGAACTAGTACACCCGG
Above is a window of Thermosinus carboxydivorans Nor1 DNA encoding:
- a CDS encoding FAD-dependent oxidoreductase, translating into MLKEWYKTQQTKNLSNQDTIKSQLKLANPSKKYDAIVVGAGPAGSTAAYFMAKEGLDVLLLERGPYPGAKCCGGVSIIAEHVHKLFPNFWEECPYERIVTDQAYWWMTEDSILTARFRSTKLAAAPYNRFTIKRVNFYKWLTAKAISAGTTLLLNHHVSEVLFDGQQAIGVHVSPPQNSDFIADIIILADGANSMLAERAKLAPQISPRNFALYVKETIALPAKVIEERFNLLPGHGTIIGLIGYPTAGFNGTGSIHTFKDSFNINVGISLADLAKAGFNPNDLLERIKKHPHMQPLLDGGTTIEYGAALIPEGGYYAMPELVHPGLMIIGDAASLVNGVHGINLAMWSGFFAARAAYAAKASRDFSVKKLSLYRTLLDESFVLQDFKANAGASKLLKEIPYLFDLYTRMANETAYHITKIYTMPKREKRKFIFQKVTSMQPILKTIRDVWKVLKVMR